A genomic window from Anolis carolinensis isolate JA03-04 unplaced genomic scaffold, rAnoCar3.1.pri scaffold_13, whole genome shotgun sequence includes:
- the pla2g10 gene encoding group 10 secretory phospholipase A2 encodes MGRPPPPLLLLLSLFFLLPLLQGTASAVGRGRGSAPVRSRRGIFQLAGAILCSTGRTPLAYLRYGCYCGLGGSGWPRDKADWCCFRHDCCYAEAEKEGCDPKMGSYPWECEDKEASCDDIKEDKCQKLACKCDQEAAHCLAEAPYQPTYVFWPLSSCGSRSPKCKDH; translated from the exons ATGGGGCGACCCccgcctcccctcctcctcctcctctccctcttcttcctcctgccGCTGCTCCAAGGAACAG CATCAGCAGTGGGCAGAGGAAGAGGCAGCGCTCCGGTGCGGAGCCGGAGGGGCATCTTCCAGCTGGCGGGGGCCATCCTCTGCTCCACGGGCCGCACCCCCCTGGCCTACCTGCGCTACGGCTGCTACTGCGGGCTGGGAGGCAGCGGGTGGCCCCGGGACAAGGCCGACTG GTGCTGCTTCCGTCACGACTGCTGCTACGCCGAGGCCGAGAAGGAGGGCTGCGACCCCAAAATGGGAAGCTACCCCTGGGAGTGCGAGGACAAAGAAGCCAGCTGCG ACGACATCAAGGAGGACAAGTGCCAGAAGCTGGCCTGCAAGTGTGACCAGGAGGCAGCCCACTGCCTGGCCGAAGCCCCCTACCAGCCCACCTACGTCTTCTGGCCACTCTCTTCCTGCGGCAGCCGCAGCCCCAAATGCAAAGACCATTAG